In the Limanda limanda chromosome 1, fLimLim1.1, whole genome shotgun sequence genome, one interval contains:
- the LOC133018219 gene encoding bile salt-activated lipase-like: MAMLGLLVAFAVIQEVFTGSSLGVVYTEGGMVQGENIRLGYRRHMDVFRGVPFADIPGRFEKPQRHPGWDGVMKTTEFKKRCIQINLLMTDTRGSEDCLYLNIWVPHGRKVSRDLPVMVWIYGGGFLAGGSMGANILDNYLYSGQEIADRGNVIVVTLGYRVGTMGFLSTGDSSMPGNYGLWDQHAAIAWVNRNIRSFGGDPDNITLFGESAGGASVSFQTLTPHNKGLFKRAISQSGVALCPWAINKNPRRFAEEVALKVNCPTDQTMAACLKLTDPARLTLAGTVSLVSSPDSPIVGNLLLSPVIDGDFLPDDPRNLFHNAADIDYIAGINDMDAHLFTGLDVPTINSPFVDTHVEDVKRLLGSYTKEKGQAGLDNAYSTYTSTWGSRPSREIIKRTVVDIATDFIFLVPTQAALYLHAANAKTGRTYSFLFSQPSRLGGIGRPYPSWVGADHSDDLQYLFGKPFSTPLGYWPRHRGVSGYMIAYWTNFARTGDPNKGELSVPVTWPEFTSTSHQFLDIKSNMKKDSVGEKMRMRYVNFWTSVLPNLPPTV; this comes from the exons ATGGCGATGCTGGGGCTTTTGGTTGCTTTTGCCGTGATCCAGGAGGTGTTCACCGGGTCCTCT CTCGGGGTAGTGTACACGGAGGGGGGGATGGTGCAGGGCGAGAACATTCGTCTCGGGTACCGTCGTCACATGGACGTCTTCAGAGGGGTTCCCTTTGCTGACATCCCTGGAAGGTTTGAGAAGCCACAGCGTCACCCTGGCTGGGACG GAGTCATGAAGACCACTGAGTTCAAAAAGAGATGCATTCAGATTAACCTACTCATGACCGATACCAGAGGGAGTGAGGACTGTCTGTACCTTAACATCTGGGTTCCACATGGCCgcaaag TCTCCAGAGATCTGCCCGTCATGGTTTGGATCTACGGAGGAGGCTTCCTGGCCGGTGGCTCCATGGGTGCCAACATCCTTGACAACTATCTGTACAGCGGTCAGGAGATTGCAGACAGAGGAAATGTTATCGTGGTGACACTGGGATACCGTGTGGGAACTATGGGCTTCCTGAGCACTGGAGACTCGAGCATGCCCG GAAATTATGGTCTGTGGGACCAGCACGCCGCCATCGCCTGGGTGAACAGGAACATCCGCTCGTTTGGAGGAGACCCCGACAACATCACCCTCTTTGGAGAGTCTGCAGGTGGAGCTAGTGTTAGCTTCCAG ACTCTCACACCCCACAATAAAGGTCTGTTCAAGAGAGCCATCTCCCAGAGTGGAGTCGCCCTTTGCCCATGGGCCATCAACAAGAACCCCCGCAGGTTCGCTGAGGAG GTCGCTCTGAAGGTCAACTGCCCCACAGATCAAACAATGGCCGCTTGTTTGAAGTTGACCGATCCCGCTCGTCTAACGTTGGCCGGCACGGTCAGTCTGGTCAGCTCACCTGATA GCCCCATCGTAGGAAACCTGCTCCTGTCTCCCGTGATCGATGGCGACTTCCTGCCTGATGACCCTCGCAACCTGTTCCACAACGCCGCTGACATTGACTACATCGCTGGAATCAATGACATGGATGCACACCTCTTCACCGGTCTAGATGTTCCTACAATCAACTCTCCCTTTGTGGATACCCATGT TGAAGATGTGAAGAGGCTTCTGGGTTCGTACACCAAGGAGAAGGGCCAGGCTGGTTTGGACAACGCCTACTCCACATACACCTCAACCTGGGGATCCAGACCAAGCAGGGAAATCATCAAGAGAACTGTGGTGGACATCGCAACCGACTTCATTTTCCTGGTTCCTACACAGGCTGCTCTCTACCTTCATGCTGCCAATGCCAA aactggCCGTACCTACTCCTTCTTATTCTCCCAACCAAGCCGTCTGGGCGGCATAGGCAGACCCTACCCCAGCTGGGTGGGAGCTGACCATTCTGATGACCTGCAATACCTGTTTGGAAAGCCTTTCAGCACGCCACTGGGATACTGGCCTCGCCACCGTGGCGTCTCCGGCTACATGATTGCCTACTGGACCAACTTTGCCAGAACTGG agATCCCAACAAAGGAGAGCTGAGTGTGCCCGTCACTTGGCCCGAATTCACCAGCACCTCACACCAGTTCCTGGATATCAAATCAAACATGAAGAAAGACTCTGTGGGAGAGAAGATGAGAATGCGTTACGTTAATTTCTGGACCAGCGTCCTGCCCAACCTTCCCCCAACCGTCTAA
- the LOC133017740 gene encoding bile salt-activated lipase-like isoform X1, translating into MFESQPICSQNAVKANSIHPDNLKLLLPVFAYYMLGVVYTEGGMVQGENIRLGYRRHMDVFRGVPFADIPGRFEKPQRHPGWDGVMKTTEFKKRCIQINLLMTDTRGSEDCLYLNIWVPHGRSVSRDLPVMVWIYGGGFLAGGSMGANILDNYLYSGQEIADRGNVIVVTLGYRVGTMGFLSTGDSSMPGNYGLWDQHAAIAWVNRNIRSFGGDPDNITLFGESAGGASVSFQTLTPHNKGLIKRAISQSGVALCPWAINKNPRRFAEEVALKVNCPTDETMAACLKLTDPARLTLAGTLSLVSSPDNPIVGNLLLSPVIDGDFLPDDPRNLFHNAADIDYIAGINDMDGHLFTGVDVPSINSPLVDTPVEDVKRLLGSYTKEKGQAGLDNAFSTYTMTWGSRPSREIIKRTVVDIGTDFIFLIPTQAALYLHASNANTGRTYSFLFSQPSRLAGIGRPYPSWVGADHSDDLQYVFGKPFSTPLGYWPRHRDVSGYLIAYWTNFARTGDPNKGELSVPVTWPEFTSTSHQFLDINSNMKKDSVGEKMRMRYVNFWTSILPNLPPTV; encoded by the exons ATGTTTGAGAGCCAGCCCATCTGCTCTCAGAACGCAGTCAAGGCCAACAGCATCCACCCTGATAATCTGAAACTGCTGCTGCCCGTATTTGCCTACTACATG CTCGGGGTGGTGTACACGGAGGGGGGGATGGTGCAGGGCGAGAACATTCGTCTCGGGTACCGTCGTCACATGGACGTCTTCAGAGGGGTTCCCTTTGCTGACATTCCTGGAAGGTTTGAGAAGCCACAGCGTCACCCTGGCTGGGACG GAGTCATGAAGACCACTGAGTTCAAAAAGAGATGCATTCAGATTAACCTCCTCATGACCGATACCAGAGGGAGTGAGGACTGTCTGTACCTTAACATCTGGGTTCCCCATGGCCGCTCag TCTCCAGAGATCTGCCCGTCATGGTGTGGATCTACGGAGGAGGCTTCTTGGCCGGAGGCTCCATGGGTGCCAACATCCTTGATAACTATCTGTACAGCGGTCAGGAGATTGCAGACAGAGGAAATGTTATCGTGGTGACGCTCGGATACCGTGTTGGAACTATGGGTTTCCTGAGTACCGGAGACTCGAGCATGCCCG GAAATTATGGTCTGTGGGACCAGCACGCCGCCATCGCCTGGGTGAACAGGAACATCCGCTCGTTTGGAGGAGACCCCGACAACATCACCCTCTTTGGAGAGTCTGCAGGTGGAGCTAGTGTTAGCTTCCAG ACTCTCACACCTCATAATAAAGGTCTTATCAAGAGAGCCATCTCCCAGAGTGGAGTCGCCCTTTGCCCGTGGGCCATCAACAAGAACCCCCGCAGGTTCGCTGAGGAG GTTGCTCTGAAGGTCAACTGCCCCACGGATGAAACAATGGCTGCTTGTTTGAAGTTGACTGATCCCGCTCGTCTAACGTTGGCCGGCACGCTCAGTCTGGTCAGCTCACCTGATA ACCCCATCGTAGGAAACCTGCTCCTGTCTCCCGTGATCGATGGCGACTTCCTGCCTGATGACCCTCGCAACCTGTTTCACAACGCCGCTGACATTGACTACATCGCTGGAATCAACGACATGGATGGACACCTCTTCACCGGTGTAGATGTTCCTTCAATCAACTCTCCCCTGGTGGACACCCCTGT TGAGGATGTGAAGAGACTTCTGGGTTCGTACACCAAGGAGAAGGGCCAGGCTGGTTTGGACAACGCCTTCTCCACATACACCATGACCTGGGGATCCAGACCAAGCAGGGAAATCATCAAGAGAACTGTGGTGGACATCGGCACAGACTTCATTTTCCTGATTCCTACACAGGCTGCGCTCTACCTTCATGCTTCCAATGCCAA cactgGCCGTACCTACTCCTTCTTATTCTCCCAGCCCAGCCGTCTGGCCGGCATAGGCAGACCCTACCCCAGCTGGGTGGGAGCCGACCATTCCGATGACCTGCAATACGTGTTCGGAAAGCCTTTCAGCACGCCACTGGGATACTGGCCTCGCCACCGTGACGTTTCCGGCTACTTGATTGCCTACTGGACCAACTTTGCCAGAACTGG agATCCCAACAAAGGAGAGCTGAGTGTGCCCGTCACTTGGCCCGAATTCACCAGCACCTCACACCAGTTCCTGGATATCAATTCCAACATGAAGAAAGACTCTGTGGGAGAGAAGATGAGAATGCGTTACGTTAATTTCTGGACCAGCATCCTGCCCAACCTTCCCCCAACCGTCTAA
- the LOC133018500 gene encoding bile salt-activated lipase-like produces the protein MLAMLEILVAFAVFQEVFTGSSLGVVSTEGGMVQGENIRLGYRRHMDVFRGVPFADIPGRFEKPQRHPGWDGIMNTTEFKNRCIQINLLMTDTRGSEDCLYLNIWVPHGSSVSRDLPVMVWIYGGGFLIGGSMGADFLDDYRYSGQQIADRGNVIMVTLGYRVGTMGFMSTGDSSLPGNYGLWDQHAAIAWVHRNIRSFGGDPDNVTLFGESAGGASVSFQTLTPHNKGLFKRAISQSGVALCPWAINKNPRKFAEEVALKVNCSTNQTMAACLKMTDPVLLTLAGKFNLTSSPDSPIVGNLLLSPVIDGDFLPDDPRNLFHNAADIDYIAGINDMDGHLFTSFDVPSINRPLQDTHIEDVKRLLGSYTKEKGQAGLDNAFSTYNSTWGSRPSREIIKRTVVDIGTDFIFLVATQAALSLHAANATTGRTYSYLFSQPNRFGGIPGLYPRWMGADHADDVQYVFGKPFSSPLLYWPRHRDVSGYMIAYWTNFARTGDPNEGELSVPVTWPEFNSTSHLFLEINSNMNKDSVGQNMKMPYVHLWTSVLPSLPTTV, from the exons ATGTTGGCGATGCTGGAGATTTTGGTTGCTTTTGCCGTGTTCCAGGAGGTGTTCACCGGGTCCTCT CTCGGGGTAGTGTCCACTGAGGGGGGGATGGTGCAGGGCGAGAACATTCGTCTCGGGTACCGTCGTCACATGGACGTCTTCAGAGGGGTTCCCTTTGCTGACATCCCTGGAAGGTTTGAGAAGCCACAGCGTCACCCTGGCTGGGACG GGATCATGAATACCACTGAGTTCAAAAATAGATGCATTCAGATTAACCTCCTCATGACCGATACCAGAGGGAGTGAGGACTGTCTGTACCTTAACATCTGGGTTCCACATGGCAGCTCag TCTCCAGAGATCTGCCCGTCATGGTGTGGATCTACGGAGGAGGCTTCCTGATCGGAGGCTCCATGGGTGCTGATTTCCTGGACGACTATCGGTACAGCGGTCAGCAGATTGCAGACAGAGGAAATGTTATTATGGTGACGCTGGGATACCGTGTGGGAACTATGGGCTTCATGAGCACTGGAGACTCGAGCTTGCCTG GAAATTACGGTCTGTGGGACCAGCACGCCGCCATCGCCTGGGTGCACAGGAACATCCGTTCATTTGGAGGAGACCCCGACAACGTCACCCTCTTTGGAGAGTCTGCAGGTGGAGCTAGTGTTAGCTTCCAG ACTCTCACACCCCACAATAAAGGTCTGTTCAAGAGAGCCATCTCCCAGAGTGGAGTCGCCCTTTGCCCGTGGGCCATCAACAAGAACCCCCGCAAGTTCGCTGAGGAG GTCGCTCTGAAGGTCAACTGCTCCACGAATCAAACAATGGCCGCTTGTTTGAAGATGACCGATCCCGTGCTCCTAACATTGGCTGGCAAGTTCAATCTGACCAGCTCACCTGATA GCCCCATCGTAGGAAACCTGCTCCTGTCTCCCGTGATCGATGGCGACTTCCTGCCTGATGACCCTCGCAACCTGTTCCACAACGCTGCTGACATTGACTACATCGCTGGAATCAACGACATGGATGGACATCTCTTCACCAGTTTTGATGTTCCTTCAATCAACCGTCCCCTGCAGGACACCCATAT TGAGGATGTGAAGAGGCTTCTGGGTTCGTACACCAAGGAGAAGGGCCAGGCTGGTTTGGATAACGCCTTCTCCACATACAACTCAACCTGGGGATCCAGACCAAGCAGAGAAATCATCAAGAGAACTGTGGTGGACATCGGAACAGACTTCATTTTCCTGGTTGCTACACAGGCTGCTCTCTCCCTTCATGCTGCCAATGCCAC aactggCCGTACCTACTCCTACTTATTCTCCCAGCCCAACCGTTTTGGAGGCATACCAGGACTCTACCCTAGATGGATGGGAGCCGATCATGCTGATGACGTGCAATACGTGTTCGGAAAGCCTTTCAGCTCGCCACTGTTGTACTGGCCTCGCCACCGTGACGTCTCCGGCTACATGATTGCCTACTGGACCAACTTTGCCAGAACTGG agATCCCAACGAAGGAGAGCTGAGTGTGCCCGTCACATGGCCTGAGTTCAACAGCACCTCACACCTGTTCCTTGAAATCAATTCCAACATGAATAAAGACTCTGTGGGACAGAACATGAAAATGCCTTATGTTCATCTCTGGACCAGCGTCCTGCCCAGCCTTCCCACAACTGTCTGA
- the LOC133017740 gene encoding bile salt-activated lipase-like isoform X3, protein MMAMLGLLVAFAVIQEVFTGSSLGVVYTEGGMVQGENIRLGYRRHMDVFRGVPFADIPGRFEKPQRHPGWDGVMKTTEFKKRCIQINLLMTDTRGSEDCLYLNIWVPHGRSVSRDLPVMVWIYGGGFLAGGSMGANILDNYLYSGQEIADRGNVIVVTLGYRVGTMGFLSTGDSSMPGNYGLWDQHAAIAWVNRNIRSFGGDPDNITLFGESAGGASVSFQTLTPHNKGLIKRAISQSGVALCPWAINKNPRRFAEEVALKVNCPTDETMAACLKLTDPARLTLAGTLSLVSSPDNPIVGNLLLSPVIDGDFLPDDPRNLFHNAADIDYIAGINDMDGHLFTGVDVPSINSPLVDTPVEDVKRLLGSYTKEKGQAGLDNAFSTYTMTWGSRPSREIIKRTVVDIGTDFIFLIPTQAALYLHASNANTGRTYSFLFSQPSRLAGIGRPYPSWVGADHSDDLQYVFGKPFSTPLGYWPRHRDVSGYLIAYWTNFARTGDPNKGELSVPVTWPEFTSTSHQFLDINSNMKKDSVGEKMRMRYVNFWTSILPNLPPTV, encoded by the exons ATGATGGCGATGCTGGGGCTTTTGGTTGCTTTTGCCGTGATCCAGGAGGTGTTCACCGGGTCCTCT CTCGGGGTGGTGTACACGGAGGGGGGGATGGTGCAGGGCGAGAACATTCGTCTCGGGTACCGTCGTCACATGGACGTCTTCAGAGGGGTTCCCTTTGCTGACATTCCTGGAAGGTTTGAGAAGCCACAGCGTCACCCTGGCTGGGACG GAGTCATGAAGACCACTGAGTTCAAAAAGAGATGCATTCAGATTAACCTCCTCATGACCGATACCAGAGGGAGTGAGGACTGTCTGTACCTTAACATCTGGGTTCCCCATGGCCGCTCag TCTCCAGAGATCTGCCCGTCATGGTGTGGATCTACGGAGGAGGCTTCTTGGCCGGAGGCTCCATGGGTGCCAACATCCTTGATAACTATCTGTACAGCGGTCAGGAGATTGCAGACAGAGGAAATGTTATCGTGGTGACGCTCGGATACCGTGTTGGAACTATGGGTTTCCTGAGTACCGGAGACTCGAGCATGCCCG GAAATTATGGTCTGTGGGACCAGCACGCCGCCATCGCCTGGGTGAACAGGAACATCCGCTCGTTTGGAGGAGACCCCGACAACATCACCCTCTTTGGAGAGTCTGCAGGTGGAGCTAGTGTTAGCTTCCAG ACTCTCACACCTCATAATAAAGGTCTTATCAAGAGAGCCATCTCCCAGAGTGGAGTCGCCCTTTGCCCGTGGGCCATCAACAAGAACCCCCGCAGGTTCGCTGAGGAG GTTGCTCTGAAGGTCAACTGCCCCACGGATGAAACAATGGCTGCTTGTTTGAAGTTGACTGATCCCGCTCGTCTAACGTTGGCCGGCACGCTCAGTCTGGTCAGCTCACCTGATA ACCCCATCGTAGGAAACCTGCTCCTGTCTCCCGTGATCGATGGCGACTTCCTGCCTGATGACCCTCGCAACCTGTTTCACAACGCCGCTGACATTGACTACATCGCTGGAATCAACGACATGGATGGACACCTCTTCACCGGTGTAGATGTTCCTTCAATCAACTCTCCCCTGGTGGACACCCCTGT TGAGGATGTGAAGAGACTTCTGGGTTCGTACACCAAGGAGAAGGGCCAGGCTGGTTTGGACAACGCCTTCTCCACATACACCATGACCTGGGGATCCAGACCAAGCAGGGAAATCATCAAGAGAACTGTGGTGGACATCGGCACAGACTTCATTTTCCTGATTCCTACACAGGCTGCGCTCTACCTTCATGCTTCCAATGCCAA cactgGCCGTACCTACTCCTTCTTATTCTCCCAGCCCAGCCGTCTGGCCGGCATAGGCAGACCCTACCCCAGCTGGGTGGGAGCCGACCATTCCGATGACCTGCAATACGTGTTCGGAAAGCCTTTCAGCACGCCACTGGGATACTGGCCTCGCCACCGTGACGTTTCCGGCTACTTGATTGCCTACTGGACCAACTTTGCCAGAACTGG agATCCCAACAAAGGAGAGCTGAGTGTGCCCGTCACTTGGCCCGAATTCACCAGCACCTCACACCAGTTCCTGGATATCAATTCCAACATGAAGAAAGACTCTGTGGGAGAGAAGATGAGAATGCGTTACGTTAATTTCTGGACCAGCATCCTGCCCAACCTTCCCCCAACCGTCTAA
- the LOC133017740 gene encoding bile salt-activated lipase-like isoform X2, giving the protein MFESQPICSQNAVKANSIHPDNLKLLLPVFAYYMLGVVYTEGGMVQGENIRLGYRRHMDVFRGVPFADIPGRFEKPQRHPGWDGVMKTTEFKKRCIQINLLMTDTRGSEDCLYLNIWVPHGRSVSRDLPVMVWIYGGGFLAGGSMGANILDNYLYSGQEIADRGNVIVVTLGYRVGTMGFLSTGDSSMPGNYGLWDQHAAIAWVNRNIRSFGGDPDNITLFGESAGGASVSFQTLTPHNKGLIKRAISQSGVALCPWAINKNPRRFAEEVALKVNCPTDETMAACLKLTDPARLTLAGTLSLVSSPDNPIVGNLLLSPVIDGDFLPDDPRNLFHNAADIDYIAGINDMDGHLFTGVDVPSINSPLVDTPVEDVKRLLGSYTKEKGQAGLDNAFSTYTMTWGSRPSREIIKRTVVDIGTDFIFLIPTQAALYLHASNANPAVWPA; this is encoded by the exons ATGTTTGAGAGCCAGCCCATCTGCTCTCAGAACGCAGTCAAGGCCAACAGCATCCACCCTGATAATCTGAAACTGCTGCTGCCCGTATTTGCCTACTACATG CTCGGGGTGGTGTACACGGAGGGGGGGATGGTGCAGGGCGAGAACATTCGTCTCGGGTACCGTCGTCACATGGACGTCTTCAGAGGGGTTCCCTTTGCTGACATTCCTGGAAGGTTTGAGAAGCCACAGCGTCACCCTGGCTGGGACG GAGTCATGAAGACCACTGAGTTCAAAAAGAGATGCATTCAGATTAACCTCCTCATGACCGATACCAGAGGGAGTGAGGACTGTCTGTACCTTAACATCTGGGTTCCCCATGGCCGCTCag TCTCCAGAGATCTGCCCGTCATGGTGTGGATCTACGGAGGAGGCTTCTTGGCCGGAGGCTCCATGGGTGCCAACATCCTTGATAACTATCTGTACAGCGGTCAGGAGATTGCAGACAGAGGAAATGTTATCGTGGTGACGCTCGGATACCGTGTTGGAACTATGGGTTTCCTGAGTACCGGAGACTCGAGCATGCCCG GAAATTATGGTCTGTGGGACCAGCACGCCGCCATCGCCTGGGTGAACAGGAACATCCGCTCGTTTGGAGGAGACCCCGACAACATCACCCTCTTTGGAGAGTCTGCAGGTGGAGCTAGTGTTAGCTTCCAG ACTCTCACACCTCATAATAAAGGTCTTATCAAGAGAGCCATCTCCCAGAGTGGAGTCGCCCTTTGCCCGTGGGCCATCAACAAGAACCCCCGCAGGTTCGCTGAGGAG GTTGCTCTGAAGGTCAACTGCCCCACGGATGAAACAATGGCTGCTTGTTTGAAGTTGACTGATCCCGCTCGTCTAACGTTGGCCGGCACGCTCAGTCTGGTCAGCTCACCTGATA ACCCCATCGTAGGAAACCTGCTCCTGTCTCCCGTGATCGATGGCGACTTCCTGCCTGATGACCCTCGCAACCTGTTTCACAACGCCGCTGACATTGACTACATCGCTGGAATCAACGACATGGATGGACACCTCTTCACCGGTGTAGATGTTCCTTCAATCAACTCTCCCCTGGTGGACACCCCTGT TGAGGATGTGAAGAGACTTCTGGGTTCGTACACCAAGGAGAAGGGCCAGGCTGGTTTGGACAACGCCTTCTCCACATACACCATGACCTGGGGATCCAGACCAAGCAGGGAAATCATCAAGAGAACTGTGGTGGACATCGGCACAGACTTCATTTTCCTGATTCCTACACAGGCTGCGCTCTACCTTCATGCTTCCAATGCCAA CCCAGCCGTCTGGCCGGCATAG
- the LOC133018117 gene encoding bile salt-activated lipase-like: MMAMLEILVAFAVFQEVFTGSSLGVVYTEGGMVQGENIRLGYRRHMDVFRGVPFADKPGRFEKPQRHPGWDGIMKTTEYRKRCIQVNMLMSDTRGSEDCLYLNIWVPHGSSVSTDLPVMVWIYGGGFLAGGSMGANFLDNYLYSGQEIADRGNVIVVTLGYRVGTMGFLSTGDSSLPGNYGLWDQHAAIAWVNRNIRSFGGDPDNITVLGESAGGASVSFQTLTPHNKGLFKRAISQSGVALCPWAINKNPRRFAEEVALKVNCPTDETMAACLKMTDPVLLTMAGTLSLTSSPDNPIVGNLLLSPVIDGDFLPDDPRNLFHNAADIDYIAGINDMDGHLFTGLDVPSINSPLVDTHIEDVKRLLGSYTKEKGQAGLDNAYSTYTMTWGSRPSREIIKRTVVDIGTDFIFLVPTQAALYLHAANAKTARTYSYVFSQPTRLGGLGRPYPSWVGADHAEDLQYVFGKPFSSPLGYWPSHRDVSGYMIAYWTNFARTGDPNKGELSVPVTWPEFTSDSHQFVDINSNMKKDSVGQKMRMRYVHFWTSVLPNLATTV; this comes from the exons ATGATGGCGATGCTGGAGATTTTGGTTGCTTTTGCCGTGTTCCAGGAGGTGTTCACCGGGTCCTCT CTCGGGGTAGTGTACACTGAGGGGGGGATGGTGCAGGGCGAGAACATTCGTCTCGGGTACCGTCGTCACATGGACGTCTTCAGAGGGGTTCCCTTTGCTGACAAACCTGGAAGGTTTGAGAAGCCACAGCGTCACCCTGGCTGGGACG GGATCATGAAGACCACTGAGTACAGAAAGAGATGCATTCAGGTGAACATGCTCATGAGCGATACCAGAGGGAGTGAGGACTGTCTGTACCTTAACATCTGGGTTCCCCATGGCAGCTCag TCTCCACAGATCTGCCCGTCATGGTTTGGATCTACGGAGGAGGCTTCTTGGCCGGAGGCTCCATGGGTGCTAACTTCCTGGATAACTATCTGTACAGCGGTCAGGAGATTGCAGACAGAGGAAATGTCATCGTGGTGACGCTGGGATACCGTGTGGGAACTATGGGTTTCCTGAGCACTGGAGACTCGAGCTTGCCCG GAAATTACGGTCTGTGGGACCAGCACGCCGCCATCGCCTGGGTGAACAGGAACATCCGCTCGTTTGGAGGAGACCCCGACAACATCACAGTCCTTGGAGAGTCTGCAGGTGGAGCTAGTGTTAGCTTCCAG ACTCTCACTCCCCACAATAAAGGTCTATTCAAGAGAGCCATCTCCCAGAGTGGAGTCGCCCTTTGCCCGTGGGCCATCAACAAGAATCCCCGCAGGTTCGCTGAGGAG GTCGCTCTGAAGGTCAACTGTCCCACGGATGAAACAATGGCTGCTTGTTTGAAGATGACTGATCCCGTGCTCCTAACGATGGCCGGCACTCTCAGTCTGACCAGCTCACCTGATA ACCCCATCGTAGGAAACCTGCTCCTGTCTCCCGTGATCGATGGCGACTTCCTGCCTGATGACCCTCGCAACCTGTTCCACAACGCCGCTGACATTGACTACATCGCTGGAATCAACGACATGGATGGACACCTCTTCACCGGTCTAGATGTTCCTTCAATCAACTCTCCCCTGGTGGACACCCATAT TGAGGATGTGAAGAGGCTTCTGGGTTCGTACACCAAGGAGAAGGGCCAGGCTGGTTTGGACAACGCCTACTCCACATACACCATGACCTGGGGATCCAGACCAAGCAGGGAAATCATCAAGAGAACTGTGGTGGACATCGGAACCGACTTCATTTTCCTGGTTCCTACACAGGCTGCTCTCTACCTTCATGCTGCCAATGCTAA aaCGGCACGTACCTACTCCTACGTATTCTCCCAGCCCACCCGTCTGGGCGGCTTAGGCAGACCCTACCCCAGCTGGGTGGGAGCCGACCATGCTGAAGACCTGCAATACGTGTTCGGAAAGCCTTTCAGCTCGCCACTGGGATACTGGCCTAGCCACCGTGACGTCTCCGGCTACATGATTGCCTACTGGACCAACTTTGCCAGAACTGG AGATCCCAACAAAGGAGAGCTGAGTGTGCCCGTCACATGGCCTGAGTTCACCAGCGACTCACACCAGTTCGTGGATATCAATTCCAACATGAAGAAAGACTCTGTGGGACAGAAGATGAGAATGCGCTACGTTCATTTCTGGACCAGCGTCCTGCCCAACCTTGCCACAACCGTCTAA